The Alnus glutinosa chromosome 1, dhAlnGlut1.1, whole genome shotgun sequence region GCAAACAGTACTATTAACACATGGGAGGGGGCGGGGGCGGGGGCGGGGGCGGTGGAACACAACAAGGAAACGGTTCTGCCATTTCTGTCCTCGACAAATCAGAGCGAAAAATTTATCCTCAAATCtgcaaaaccaaaaccaaaaaaaaaaaaaaaagaaaaaaaaaagaagaagaagaagaaaactcaaTCTCAGTCTCAAGAAAAGAAGTGAAAGGTGTTGGTTGAGTCCAATTTGGGTTGTCTGATTTGGGTGATGGTCCTCCTGATGGATTAAAGGCATGTAGGTTTTGAATCTGTCTatcatgtttgatttttgttttttcctacTGATATTTTGGGAGGTTTAGTGTACAGGTTTTTGTGAAAAGGGCTGGCCTTCGGGGCTGATTAGTGTTTGCTCCGTTAATTAGCTTAGGTAGCATAAAGCTCATTTTTATTTAGGCTTCATTTGTTTTAGTCTCTATCGTGATAATTACAACAGATCACATtcttaataaaaagtaaaaaagaaggaaaatctCCTGTTAGTAAATAAGATGATGCAAGCCGGACTTAAGATGTTAGAGAGTATTACCGTAACATTGAGTGGACTCGTACTGGGAAACCGAGTCGCGCTCCGAGTTCCACCTCCACCTCTAGCACTGGCCTGATGAGGCGCTGTCTTCATGTAACCACTGGACCTCACAGAGATACTCTTGGGCAACGAGAACCGCCCCCTTTCCACGTCAACATTCTGGACCCTTCCGCTCTCGATCACGCTCGTTGGGCTCGCATCCGCCACGTCATCCCAAGCAGCACTCCCCTTGCCCCCAATACTAAGACCGCGAAACGCGTCCAGAAGCCCAAACGGTGCCGTGTAGTCGGCGGAGGGCGAGCCGAGCTGGATGAAGAGGCCGAGGTACTTGTTGAGCTCGCAGTTCACGGCGCGGAGGTGCGTGTTCTCGCGGCGGAGGGCCTCGGCTTCTATTGTGGCCTCGTGGAGGTGAGTGAGGCAGAGAGAATGGCGGTTCACGATCTCCTGGTGCTCCTGTACGGAGCGGGAGTGGTAGAGGTGGTTGGAGACGACGGTTGAGCTCGAGTCGGAGAAGCCTAAGTCTGAGAAGGAGGACACAGAGAGGGAGGATTTGGTAGGGAAGATAGGGGAGTAGAGGGAGGTGTATCCGCCGCCGTCTGGATGAAGTTGGGACTTCAATGGGGAGGATATGATGGTTGTGGTTATGTCACTGGTGTGTCCGCCGTGGGCGGTGGAGGCCGCTTGATCCTTTTGCATTTTGAGCTCTTGGATTATTGCTGaataaaagaatcagaggaaaATGATTGTTTCAATTATTATGCcgtaaaaataaagaaaagcaaaagcaatCAGGCAAATAATATATGATTTTTCCATTGTTTTTCCGattattctttgttttcttcttttcttttttttcgtcTGTAATGTCAAAGGAGAACTCTCTGAGTCACTGCTGCATTCAAGAAACAGATTATCGGAAATACATCAATTTCACAAAAATGGCGAAGATATTGAGATTTCCGAAAATCAGAGAggttaaaattattttcgaaAATAAGCTAAACAGAAAATTGACTCTTAAGTAGGAAACAGATCGATCACAAGCACAACATTGGAGATCATCAATTCGTCCTTTAATCGAACAAAAATCAGAAACAGAGATTAACGTGTGTAGCTCTAGCCTTTGGATTCATGAACCGAAGCACGGAAATATGAAACAAATACAGAATTTACATTGAAATAAACTAGCAGAGCAGAAGAAGAAATTGCATGACTGGATCAAAATACGGTTGAAATTAGAGAGACTAAAAGCTCACCTGAAGCAGCAAAGAGAAGAGAACCTCCTTCTCTATCTcttgtttgagagagagagagagagagagagagagagagagagagagagagagaggaatttgGTGGGAAGCGAGGGTAGAGGTGGTTTTATATTGAGAGGCTTTGGAGGGAAAGAGAAGGACTGAGAGAGCGTGCTTTGGTGCGAGGGAACCAAGAACGAACGAATCTGAAGACTGAAACCGTTTCAGGAGACAATGGTAACAGCCTCACACCACATGGTGCCCTTTTTTACTTCCAACTACCCTCACGGTTATAGAGCTTCGCCTATGCTATCAGGGGTATTTCAGTCATTCCGACGTAATTGAAGCACGCATACTATTCTGCGATTACTgtaaaatggagaagaaggaTAACAAACGGTTTGCGCTTCACTTGATTTGGGTCCTATCATGTAAGAATTTAGCTAACCGGAGAGTGATTtactggagagagagagtgtagtTCACGTATTTACATCGCCCACTTCATCCTTCATTGGTCACATGCATTAGCAAAACAAATTCCACGTCCCGGGACCCAAATCGAAAATTTCAAAATGACTTTACTATCCTCACGTTTTCCAGTTAATTATGACAATGCCTTTTACATGCATACTGATTACTACCGTTTCTGCTATAATTTCTTTGCAAATTAACGTGTGAAGTAagtcattaaataattaaatttaattatcaaattttatcgcttaatttaattagaatgagagtttgaaattttacataaaaataaaaataaaaataaaaatggaagaagaaatcACTAAGTTGTGCGACGTGGCACTCGGGTAGACTGTCATATTCGTTTGTAAGGATTTGTAGTAAAACTACAGTacccaaacaattcattttacTGCAAATTTAATGCTTATACTTCATTTTAATGTTGCTTCAAGTTCTTTACTCTTTGTAGTTGTAGTTTCGGGTGAGCATTAAGCTGCTAGAGATAgtacaatttttactacaagTTTTTTTACAAACTTATGCGACAGTTCAAAATTAGTAAAAATTTaacttgtcaatttaattaatcaGTCAACCACTCACTCTTAATTATTGTATCAATTATACAATGCCACATCAGTTTGTATGAAGATCGATTGGAATAAAAGCTACAGTAGTGTCCTAAACATCTTCCACATAAATCCCACATAAAGGACCcagttataatattatattttcttaagTATTTTTTCAAGTTTGAAGAGAAAGGTAAGGTGGTGTGACAGGGCTGAAGCTATGTGCAAAGGTCCCATTGCGGTTAGAGAGGGCATTTGATTATAGCGTTGCTTGGTTTAGAAGCTTATTGGTGGTTTTGGGGTTTCCAAATTTCAAGTCATGAAAGTAGATTAAGACATATGGCATTTAGGAAGAAAATGCCATCAAGTGTTTTGGCGGAGAGTTTGCTTCTTTATCACAACTATAACTACCTCTTTTGTCCAATAGGGGCTCCCCTATCAAAATCTATTATCAAATGTTTGGTGAATAACAGCATCATCATGCTCGCCTTCCCCGCCTATGGGCTACAGCAAACACTTTTTGAGTCAATTCAGGTGCACGTTTTTCATATTCTAACCTATTATT contains the following coding sequences:
- the LOC133860733 gene encoding zinc finger CCCH domain-containing protein 15, producing the protein MQKDQAASTAHGGHTSDITTTIISSPLKSQLHPDGGGYTSLYSPIFPTKSSLSVSSFSDLGFSDSSSTVVSNHLYHSRSVQEHQEIVNRHSLCLTHLHEATIEAEALRRENTHLRAVNCELNKYLGLFIQLGSPSADYTAPFGLLDAFRGLSIGGKGSAAWDDVADASPTSVIESGRVQNVDVERGRFSLPKSISVRSSGYMKTAPHQASARGGGGTRSATRFPSTSPLNVTQKVYVPGGKKEEEPLELEVYNQGMFKTELCNKWQETGACPYGDQCQFAHGVEELRPVIRHPRYKTEVCRMVLGGVVCPYGHRCHFRHALSEQERAMGPLMPREVKLDR